The window GGTGACGTCCTCATCGACCAGTGTATCCGGCCCCTCGATGGCTGAGTCGGACGGCCGTGTTTCGTCCGAACGAACGTCTGATGCGTCGTCGCTCATACCCATACGTCGGGTTCCGACGGCAAAAATGCGCGGATCCGTCGAACGTCCTGGCGAATCGCATTCCCTCCGGGTGTAACCGGATTCCCTCCAGGCGTAACCGGATGATCACACGCGTGTGTTTCGATCGTGAACGTTCCCATCGTAGACGACGCCCCGTTCGCCGTCGATCGTGACGATCTGGCCGTCCTCGAGGCCGTCGATCCCTGCATCGCTGACCATCGGAACACGAGTTTCGCGGGCGATGAGCGCCGGGTAGCCTGTCATCCCGGGACGTTCGTCGATAATTCCGCCAATTGTTCCGACGTCGCCCGTGAACTCGGCATCGAAGTGTTCGTCCAGGACGAGAATCGCCCCTGCTGGCACGTCGGTCAGATCCCCATCGTGGACGCGTGTAGCGGCCCCCGTCGCTCGACCGTCGACGACGACGCGGCCGGTCGTCACGGCGTCGGCGGCGACGTGCACCTTCAGCATGTTCGTCGTGTTCGCGCCCTCGAGTTCGGTCATCATCCCACAGAGAACCACGACGGTGTCCCCGCTTTCAGCCGCCCCGGCGTCGAGGGCCGCCTGCACGGCTTTCTCGACGACGGCGTCGGCACCCTGGTTGGAGACACGGGCGTATACGGGCGTTACACCCCACGAGAGAGCGAGTTGTCGTCGCACCCGATGGCTCTGTGTCGACGCGACGACGGGAACGCCGGGTCGGTACTTCGCCGTTTTTCGAGCGGTGTAGCCGGACTCGGTCGCCGCTACGACGGCGTCAGCGCCGATGTCGCGAGCCAGATAGCGCGCCGATCGAGCCAGTGCGTCGGTTCGGGCGTCGCCCGCCGTCGGGACGCGTTGCTCGAGCAACTCGCGATACTCCCCGGAGGATTCGACCTGTCTGACGATGCTGTCCATCGTCTCGACGACGGCCGTCGGATGATCGCCGACGGCTGTCTCCGCCGAGAGCATCACCGCGTCGGTGCCGTCGAGGACGGCGTTTGCCACATCGGAGGCCTCGGCGCGCGTCGGTCGTCGGGAGTGTACCATCGAATCGAGCATCTCGGTCGCCGTGATAACCGGGCTACCGGCGGCTTTGGCCTGGCGGATGATCCGTTTCTGAATCATCGGTACGTCCTCCATCGGACATTCGACGCCGAGGTCGCCTCGAGCCACCATGATCCCGTAGGAGGCGTCGATGATCTCCTCGAGGTTTTCGACGGCTCCCGCGCGTTCGATCTTCGAGATGATGGGAATCTCGGCGTCGAACTCCTCGAGCGTCTCGCTGACCTCGTAGACGTCGTCGGCGTCCCGGACGAAACTCGCGGCGACGAAGTCGGCCTCCGTTTCGGCTGCGAGCTCGAGGTCGCGGCGATCCTTCTCGGTAACGATGTCGAGGTCGAGCGCGACGCCGGGCAGGTTGACGCCTTTTCGTCCTCCGAGATCGCCCCCGGTTTCGACGGTGGCGTGAACCGTCTCACCGTCGGTTTCGGTGACGACTGTCTCGATCAGTCCGTCGTCCAGGAGGATCCGATCGCCCGGTTCGACGGCCCTGATCGACATCGAGAGGCCGACTTCGGTGGGCGACGTCTCGCCGCCCTCGACGAAGCGAATCTCGGTGCCGCTCTCGAGTGGTACCGTCTTGCCGGTCGGGAGCGGCGCGGTTCGAATCTCCGGCCCCTGCGTGTCCAGCATGGTTGCGACGGGGCTGTCAGTATCCTGGTCGACGTCCTTGACCCGCTCGATCAACTCGGCTCGATCCTTGATGGTGCCATGGCTCGCGTTCAGCCGGGCAACGGCCATCCCGGCCTCCGACAGATCGCGAATCGCCGAGCGACTGTTCGTCGCCGGCCCCAGTGTACAGACGATCTTCGCGTTTCTCATACCGGGTGGTTAGCAGACCGCTGTCAAAAAAGGCACGTCCCGAATCGAGCGTTTCGAGCCTGTGGCACCTGCTGGCCCAACGATTTTGTCCGCGGGTGCGATCACGGACGGTATGCCACAGTACGCGTCGTACGTCGACGTCGGCGACCGGAACGTCCAGAACGCCCAGGAACTCGCGTCGATCTGGGGTGAGATTCGGAACGAACTCGAGAGTCACGACGCCGAACTGATCGACTCCTACGCCATCCTCGGGAGCCACGATTTTCTGGTCATCTTCGAAGCACCGGATACGGAGGCCGCGTTTACGGCGGCGTTGACGCTGCACCGTCATGGACTGGATGCCGAGACGATGGTGCTGTTAGATACCGACGACTTTGCGACTATCGTCGACGAAATCTGACGAATGCACGAGGGCGATTAAAGGGGTAGCTGCTCGTCCGTCTGTCATCGTGAGCCTCCCGGATCCTCGATTCAGTCGTGTCTCGAGGTTCCTTGGGTGCGTCTCGAGGGTTCCTGGACACGATTTTCCATCTCGAGGTCGACTATCCCACGAATCTTTCCTGATGCGATCCCGTTACGACGCGATAACCGGATACCGAAGGAGATACCGGATCACCCCGAGCAGGTATGCGAGAATCCAGAAAAAGACGTAGCCAAAGACGCCGACGCGGAGTCGCCGCCGCCAGGCCGGCATGTGCTCGTGGAGGTCGTCGAGATCGACGTCCTGAGTCGGATCGCCGTACAGGTCGTGGGCGAGTTTGACCTGCAAAATGCGGACGATCCCTGTCAGCCCAACAAGTAACATCGCGTACGCCTGAAGGCCGAAAAAGGCGTGAACGGCGACGATCCCACCGATCTGATTCGCCACTCGAGGAATCATCCAGGTGACGACGGGGATCGTGTTCAACGCCAGGCCGATACCGATCACTTGCAGGTGGTAAACGAGGACGTCCCAGCTGACGACGTCGGCGTCGATCATGATCCACGCCCCGTACAGGTAGAACGGAAAGCTGGCGGTAACCATTACGAGCGCCACGGTTGCGACCGCCAGCTCAGACACCATACTCGAGATGTCGGGAGGGGTGAGGAATAAACGAAGCGAAACGCTCGTGAACGGCGGTCGGCCAGGGGATAGCAGCTGTCTCGTTCCACCTGGATGTCACGAAACTCCATTCAACGTAGTACGATTCGACGCAATACGATTGAGCACTCGTCGGCTGCCTTCGCTCGAGACAGCGACAGCACGGGACGATCCCCTGTGTCAGGATGTCTCGACTCACGTGTGAGTCGCAACCGTCACGCTAAGGGAGCCCCAACACGAAGGAGGACGTAATGAGCGACGCTTCCGAGGAGGGTGCCGGCGAACACGTTGGAGACGCATCCACGCCGCCGGACGCGACGGGGGCCACAGCCCACACAGACGAAGACGACCTCGAGGAGCTTCGCAAACGGGTCGAAGAGAAGTACGACTTCGAGAATTTCGGCGCTGCCGACATGGCCGAAATGTCCCCGGAGGAGTGGGACGTCGCCTTCGACCCGGATACCTGGATCACCGGCGACGACCTGCTCGAGCGGGTCGAAAAGGAGCTCAAGGCCAGAGTCGCCGATCGAGAGGTGTTTGCGACCCTCGAGTACGCCGAGGTTGAGGGGCGACGGAGCCTGGTTGCCTACTCCGACACCGACTACGCTATCGTGTACCCCAACGGAACCGTCGAAGGGCGCGGAACGGTCGTCCGGGACGTGAAACCAACTGTCGCACTGTGTTCGATGGACAGCTACGACGTCGAAGAGCCACCCGAGAACTGGCAGCTCCCGGATCCCGGTGAACTTCCGGAAGAACAGAGTGAGTTGGGGAACTGGATGCTCCAGTTGCTGGCGTTTTCGCAGTTGATTATCGGGCTCGTCGCGATCGGTATCTGGATCTACCAGGGACTCGGGTCACAGCTCGTCCTCGGCGTCGCCGGGATGATTCTGATCGTCATTTCGTTCCTCCTGTTTCTGATGGTGGCCAACGCCCGCCTCTCCGATCGGTTCCGAACCGAGGAGTACGAGAGTCGGCTCCGGTCGATCGGTTCCGGTTCGCGCCCGTCGTTTCTGCCGATCGACGACGAGGCGTTCGAAACCACTCGGACAGATCGCTCACAGCTCGAGGAGTAGCTCCGTCTGTGAGATGGTGCGTCGGGAGTAGCGATTCGTTTCGGATCGAGAATCGACGCTGTACTGGACTCGAGCCGATCACCAGCGTCGCCGCCTGGGCCGTGTAGTAACTGCTCGTTGTCGATGGCTGGCCAACGGCGGCATCGGTGGGTTTAAGCAAACCCGTTCCTGAGTCCACATTGTATGAAGAGGCGGGAGTTTATGGTAGCGGCCAGCGGCGTTTCCGGGGGTGCCGTAGCCGCAACTGCTGCGACACCCGTCGCGGCTCAAGACGATGAGAACGGTGACGGCACCGAAACGAACGGTGACGAGGAGACCGAAGACGGCGAGAACGGCGATGCCGAAAATGGTGAGAACGGCGACACCGAGAACGGTAACGGCAACGGTGCCGCTACTGGTGGCGGCACCGAGTACGTCGAGGTCGGTGACAACTACTACGAACCAGACGAGCTGACCATCGAACCCGGAACCACTGTCGTCTGGGAGTGGGTCGGACAGGCCGATCACAACGTCGAACCAACCGAACAGCCGGAAGGAGCCGACTGGGAGGGACACACGGATCTGAAAGCCGACGGCGACTACGAACACACGTTCGACGTCGAAGGGACGTACGATTACGTCTGCACCCCCCACGTCGGCGTCGGTATGGTCGCTTCTATCGACGTCACAGAAGATGCTGACGAAGCCGCTGCGATGGCGGACGTCGACATCGACGAACTCGGCGTACCGATCCAGAAGCACTTCGTCGGCATCGCATCGTTCCTCGCGATTTTCGTCTCGCTCGTCTTCACGTTCTACTTGCTGAAATACGGTGAATCAGCGAACACCAGTAGTCCAGGGAGGAAATAAACATGTCATCGTCAGGAAGCACGTACGGCGATATTCATCGGTACGAACCGCCTCGAGAGAGTACGGCGGCAGCGATCGCGATCGTCCTGTTGACGTTCGTGCAGATCATCTTCGTCTCCCTGTTCGTCTACGGCCTCGCCGCAAACTGGGCGATCGGTGGCCTCGACGCAGGCACCGGCAACATGCTCCTCGGATTCCTGCTGTCGGCGATTTTCATCAACCTCGGATTCATCCTCTTGCTCTACCGCAAGGAGTTTCTGCCGGACGTGATGATCGTCAAGAAGCGCCGTCGCAAGTGGGAAGACCTCTACATTCGCGAGGAGGACGTCGAAGGAACGACGATCGTGGATGGCACAGGTGCATGGGACACGGTCAAACGCGCAATCTACCCCTATTACAAACGATAAACAATGGCTAACGACGACAAATACCCAGTCGAATCGGATCGTCGACGCTTCGTGAAAGGCGTGGTCGGCGGATCCGTCCTTTCGGGCGTGATGGCGACCGGTGCAGTCACCGTCTCCAGCGCGACCAACCCGACCGGTGGCGGTGGCGGTGTGATGAACTACTTCGGTGCGAACCGAACCCTCGGGCCGGCCCCACGCGGCCTCCCCCAGATCCCAATGGAGATCAACGACGACGGGGAATTGCTCGGCGTATGGCCGGAACCCGAGAGCGAAACGCTCGCCGACGGTTCCGAGTACGTCAGATCCGAAGCCGAAATCGGTGGCGTCGAGTACACGACCGAGTGGTACCAGTACTGTGGCCTCCAGACCTTCGATGGTGTCAATCCGGAAGCGGACGGCGAGGACGCCGTGTTCCGCTACGACGCTGGGACGTACGACTGGATGGACGACGTGGGCCAGGGCGAACCGATGCTGACCGAAGACTTCGAGGATTATGCCGAGTGGGACACCCAGATCGGTGACCCCGGACTCGGCAAGCCAGCCACCGGAACCTGGCGCTCCCAGAACGTCCCACCGGAACAGACGGTGCCGATCCTGGTCATCAAAACCGACCAGATCGAACTGGACGAGATGGACGACCGAGCCAGAGAGTGGGTCGAAGCCGCCTGTCCCGAAGACGACGACGGTGGTCGATACATCGCGTTCGTCAACAAGTGTACGCACTTCTGTTGTGTCCCGGGCTACCGGAACCTGGCAGGTGCACCCGACTTCGGGGCCGACAACAAGATTTACTGTAACTGCCACAACTCGGTGTACGACCCGTTCGACATCGTCGAAGAACAGTTCGTGTCGCTACCGCGACCGGAGGACAACTGATGAGTCTCGAGCGCAAAGACGAACACGACCACGGTGCCTGGCTCGCCGAGCGGGATCTCTCACTCATCGAGAAGACGTACCTGATGAGTCTGATCTGGCTCGACAAACGCTTCAGGCTCGTCGACTACCTCGAGTTGCTGGAGGACATGTACTACAAGATCAACCTCCAGATGCCAAAGAGCCACACCGAACAGTACAATCTTGACAACAAGTTCTGGTACTGGTACCCGC of the Natronosalvus vescus genome contains:
- a CDS encoding Rieske 2Fe-2S domain-containing protein, which encodes MANDDKYPVESDRRRFVKGVVGGSVLSGVMATGAVTVSSATNPTGGGGGVMNYFGANRTLGPAPRGLPQIPMEINDDGELLGVWPEPESETLADGSEYVRSEAEIGGVEYTTEWYQYCGLQTFDGVNPEADGEDAVFRYDAGTYDWMDDVGQGEPMLTEDFEDYAEWDTQIGDPGLGKPATGTWRSQNVPPEQTVPILVIKTDQIELDEMDDRAREWVEAACPEDDDGGRYIAFVNKCTHFCCVPGYRNLAGAPDFGADNKIYCNCHNSVYDPFDIVEEQFVSLPRPEDN
- the pyk gene encoding pyruvate kinase, coding for MRNAKIVCTLGPATNSRSAIRDLSEAGMAVARLNASHGTIKDRAELIERVKDVDQDTDSPVATMLDTQGPEIRTAPLPTGKTVPLESGTEIRFVEGGETSPTEVGLSMSIRAVEPGDRILLDDGLIETVVTETDGETVHATVETGGDLGGRKGVNLPGVALDLDIVTEKDRRDLELAAETEADFVAASFVRDADDVYEVSETLEEFDAEIPIISKIERAGAVENLEEIIDASYGIMVARGDLGVECPMEDVPMIQKRIIRQAKAAGSPVITATEMLDSMVHSRRPTRAEASDVANAVLDGTDAVMLSAETAVGDHPTAVVETMDSIVRQVESSGEYRELLEQRVPTAGDARTDALARSARYLARDIGADAVVAATESGYTARKTAKYRPGVPVVASTQSHRVRRQLALSWGVTPVYARVSNQGADAVVEKAVQAALDAGAAESGDTVVVLCGMMTELEGANTTNMLKVHVAADAVTTGRVVVDGRATGAATRVHDGDLTDVPAGAILVLDEHFDAEFTGDVGTIGGIIDERPGMTGYPALIARETRVPMVSDAGIDGLEDGQIVTIDGERGVVYDGNVHDRNTRV
- a CDS encoding GYD domain-containing protein, giving the protein MPQYASYVDVGDRNVQNAQELASIWGEIRNELESHDAELIDSYAILGSHDFLVIFEAPDTEAAFTAALTLHRHGLDAETMVLLDTDDFATIVDEI
- a CDS encoding DUF7318 family protein; translated protein: MSSSGSTYGDIHRYEPPRESTAAAIAIVLLTFVQIIFVSLFVYGLAANWAIGGLDAGTGNMLLGFLLSAIFINLGFILLLYRKEFLPDVMIVKKRRRKWEDLYIREEDVEGTTIVDGTGAWDTVKRAIYPYYKR
- a CDS encoding DUF7321 family protein; amino-acid sequence: MVSELAVATVALVMVTASFPFYLYGAWIMIDADVVSWDVLVYHLQVIGIGLALNTIPVVTWMIPRVANQIGGIVAVHAFFGLQAYAMLLVGLTGIVRILQVKLAHDLYGDPTQDVDLDDLHEHMPAWRRRLRVGVFGYVFFWILAYLLGVIRYLLRYPVIAS
- a CDS encoding plastocyanin/azurin family copper-binding protein, giving the protein MKRREFMVAASGVSGGAVAATAATPVAAQDDENGDGTETNGDEETEDGENGDAENGENGDTENGNGNGAATGGGTEYVEVGDNYYEPDELTIEPGTTVVWEWVGQADHNVEPTEQPEGADWEGHTDLKADGDYEHTFDVEGTYDYVCTPHVGVGMVASIDVTEDADEAAAMADVDIDELGVPIQKHFVGIASFLAIFVSLVFTFYLLKYGESANTSSPGRK
- a CDS encoding DUF7319 domain-containing protein — encoded protein: MSDASEEGAGEHVGDASTPPDATGATAHTDEDDLEELRKRVEEKYDFENFGAADMAEMSPEEWDVAFDPDTWITGDDLLERVEKELKARVADREVFATLEYAEVEGRRSLVAYSDTDYAIVYPNGTVEGRGTVVRDVKPTVALCSMDSYDVEEPPENWQLPDPGELPEEQSELGNWMLQLLAFSQLIIGLVAIGIWIYQGLGSQLVLGVAGMILIVISFLLFLMVANARLSDRFRTEEYESRLRSIGSGSRPSFLPIDDEAFETTRTDRSQLEE